The following is a genomic window from Clostridium sp..
GCAAGATTTTTAAATTTAAAAGTTGTTTTTGAAGGGTTTACGCCTTTTGGTGCATATATTGTTACTGAAAGTATTGAAAACTGCAGGGAAAATGCAATTGTTGCAATAGGAGGACCGTTGTTTGGAGGCATACTTGGATTTATTTACTATGCAATTTATTATTTTACCGGAGATACTACATCTTTGGTGCTGGGTTCTACTGCAATAATACTGAACTTGATGAATTTAATTCCTGTAAAACCTCTTGACGGCGGACATATAGCCGAGGCAATATCTCCAATTATATGTTATATAGGTCTTCCACTTATAGTGTATTTACTTATATCTATAAAGGGTTTGAAAGGCAAAATTTTATTGTTTTTTATTCTTGGAATAGGAGTTTATGAAACATATAATTTTACTAAAAAATATAAAAATAGTTCCTATTTCAAGCTGGATAAAAACAGCAGAATAAAATTCATAGTAATTTATGGTATAATGCTAGTGCTATTGGCAGTTAGCGGTATATATCTTTATACATTATTTGATTTTAATGAATTGTTTCAAAGCATTCTTCGATATAAATAATTATTGAAGATAAATGGTTTATAGTTATGTGTCTAATAGATTTTTAACATCATTTTCTTTTTCAAATAACAGACATCCACCCTTATGTTCTCCAGTTAGCATTTTATTATCATTAAGTTTTTTGAATAATGGTGATTTTAAAGCCTCTTTTAGGCTGGATTCTTTCAAATTTACATCTGAATAGGGTGAGAGCGGGCATGGTTCTGTGTTACCATTGGCACTTATGTGAAAAAATCCTCTTCCAGCCGCCAGACATCCACCCATGTATTTCTCATCACCAGGAAATGATAAAAATACCATGTTTTCAAATGCTTGTCTTAATTCTTCCAGATTTTTTCCCAGCAAGAGGCGTTCTTTGTTTGTAGGTGCAAGTTTTTCAGTGGATTTGATTACCGGAGTATACTCTACAAATATCAGTATTTTTGTTCCTTTATTATAAAGCTCCTGCACAAATCCTTTGTTTGTGACAGTTGTTATATTTTCGGTTGTTACAGTTATAGAACATCCAAAAAAATTCTTTTTTTATTTAAATTATCCACTGCAGCCATTATTGAATTATAGGTATTTTTCCCACGCCTGGAGTCAGTTTGACACTCATTGCCTTCAATACTTATCATTGGCACCAGATTTCTATTTTTATCAAATAAATTCATATAATCTTCATCAAGCATGGTTCCATTTGTGAAAATCGGAAAAACTATTTCTTTAACAGAAGAAGCTTTTTCAATAATACTTCTTCTCATTAAGGGTTCTCCACCTAAAAGCAATATAAATGAGATCCCAAGTTCCTTTGCTTCATTGAATATATTTTCCCATCTTTCTTCTGATATTTCGCTACTCTTTAAATTATCTCCGCAGGAGTTATTGGCCCGTGCATAACATCCCTTGCAGTATAAATTGCAGTTTGAGCAAATACTTGCCATTAAAAATGGAGGAATATGTTGTCCTTCACTTTCAAGAATATTTCTTCTATTCTTTGCAGCTGTTACCGATAGCATATACTTTATTAAAAATTTAGTTTCTTTTGGATTTTTTACAGATGATTTCAAAACGTTCTTTATTATAATTTCAATACCATTGCTCATATATTCAGATAAATTAAATGCTTTTTCCATTATTAACCTCCAAAGCTTCTGATTCGATCAATAGATTCAATTCCATATCGATGAGTTCATCTCTTTCTTTTTTGTTCATAATGTCAATTTTACTGAAAGATTTAAATTCATCTGCTCTATAAAATACCAGTTGCATAAATGAAATCAATTGATATGAAATAATTCTGCACTTTTTCTCACTTTTGTTTTCTTTAAAACAACTTTTGACCAAGGGAAGTATTTCCAGAGCTTGAATAAATTTTTCCTTTAACAAAATATAGGGAAGTATCTGTTTTGTATATTTTTCATAATTGACAATCATATCACTAATACTAATCAAGAAATTTCTAAGCTTATCTTTTGGTGAACTGCTGCTGTTTGTCATATTTTGAAAATATATATCTGCGGTGTCGCCTATTAATTTATTTACTGAAATATTTACCAGTTCATCTTTGGAATTAAAGTAGTAATTTATTGTTGATAAATTCACGTTGGCTCTTTTTGTTATTTTTCTTGAGGTTATTTCTGAAATATCATCACATTCCTGCAATAATTCTATTACAGTTTTTATCAATAGAGCCTTTGTATTATTTAATTGCTTCAATTTAATACCTCGCTTTCAAACATGTTTGATACATGTTTTATTGTAACTTAATTGTAATGATATATCAATATGTCATTTGAATGATTAAGAAAAAAGTAATTTAAGATTTGGTATTTTTGTAACAGGGTTTATAGTTTTAATAGAAATATATATTAAGAAAACCTTTTATATTTAATTTTAAAGCTTTAATTATGATCAGTTTGTTATTTTATCTAGCTTATTTACAGACAAATTAGTCTTTATTATGTGATAAATAATTCGTTTAACCTTACAAAATAAAGATACATAATTAGCCTGTTATACCATTGAAAATTATGTTGAAAACGATAGAATAATAAATGGGAGGTAAAAATAATGAAAAAAATGAATATTACAAAAACAATGTACAAATCAGGTGCGCTTGCAATTGTGAGAGCCGAAACATTTGAAAGAGCGTGTGAAATTGCGGAAGGATGCATAGAAGGTGGTATTCCTGTAATGGAAATGAGTTTTACACTAAATAATGCAGGTGACATCATCAATGGCCTAGTAAAAAAATATGGTGATAGTCTATGTGTAGGATCAGGTACAGTTTTAGATTCTGAAACTGCTAGATATGCTATATTAAAAGGAGCTGAATTTATTATTGCACCAAACTATTGCCTAGAAGTTGCAAAAGTATGTAATAGATATCAGGTTCCGTATGCCCCTGGGTGTACTTCTATTTCAGCTGCTGTTGACGCATTAAGTGCTGGGGCTGCATTTATAAAGGCGTTTCCTATTTCTGATTTTTATGGGCCAAAACTAGTTAAGGTATTTAAAACTCCAATTCCAGATATGCCTATATTAGCTAGTGGTGGAATAAATTTAAATAATTTATCTAAATGGTTGGAAAATGATGTTGATATTTGTGGTTTTGGTGGTTTATTAACTAAAGGTAGTTCTAGTATGATTGCAGAAAATGCAGCTAAAATTCGAAAAATCATTGATGATTATCGTAATAAGAAATAAATAACAATATTTTATGGATTTTAGATTTGTTAAGAGAATAGTGATAGAGGTATGCCTAAGTTTTATTATATTTATATGCAGAATAATACTCTATTAATTGGATGAGTTAGTTAATGTGAATTATTTACTAGTTTGAATGAAAACTTATACTAACATCATTAATTTGGGGACGTTAGGCTGCTGTATTAGAGTAATCCTCAAGGTACATTTTACAGTGGATTTTTATGAAATAAAATAGATATTCCATTTCTATATGTGATCTTATAACCTTATTTGTGACACGGGTATTAGTAATTTATGTAGCTATTTTCCAATGGGAATACATCAATATTTACTAGCATGGTTTTCCATTAGGCAAAGATAGAAAACTAAGTTAGATAAGATTAGTATACCCTACTGGGTAGAAAATCTTAAAATAGATGAGTTGTAATGTTTGTTAGAAGTCAAGATAGTTTTCTATTGAATGTTATGACTGAATTATACAAGGAGGAATAATAAAATGAGTATTGCTTTAACAAGAGTAGACTTTAGATTAATTCATGGACAAGTAATAACTAGATGGCTCAAGCAGTGTGAAATTAATGAAATCGTTACAATAGATACTACATTAAGTAAAGATGAATTCATGCAAGAAGTATTCAAGATGGCTGCACCTAAAGGAGTGAAGATCCGAATTTTATCTGTGGAAGAAGCTGTGAAAGCTCAACAAAATAATGACTTCGAAAATAACAAGGTATTGATCTTGTTTAAGAATGTCCAAGAGTTAGATAGTGCTGTAAAAACTGGTTTAAAGCTTAAAGAAGTTCAAATTGGAGGATTAGGTGGAGGACCAGGAAGAAAAGCAGTTAATAATGCAATTACATTAGATCGCAAAGATGCCGATATTTTATTGGCTCTTGAAGAGATGGGAATTAATATTTATTTACAAACAACTCCTGATTACCCGTCCGAAACATTACAAAAAGCTGTTGCGAAGCTTTAATTAAATGAGGGGGATAAGAAATGATTATAAAAGCTGCGTTAGTCGGTTTGATTTATTGGCTTGCTATGGGTAGAGCACAATATTATTTTTCATACGCATTTCGTAATCCGGTTGTATTAGGTGTTTTTATTGGATTAGTTTTTGGAGATGTAAAGACAGGCCTAGTATATGGAGCAACAATTCAATTGATGTATATGGGTACTATTGCGGCTGGAGGTAATATTCCTAATGATCCAGGCTTGGCCGCTTGTATTGCTATTCCTGCTGCTATTGTTAACCAGCTTACTCCAACGGCTGCAGTGGCAATTGCTGTTCCTGTTGGTATATTAGGTGTTCTAATAAACAATGTTCGTCGTACAATAAATTCTTTTTACAACACAAAAGCAGATTCATTTGTAGAAAAAGGGGAATATGATAAATTATCTACGTTTTCGTTTTTATTACCTTGGCTTACAAATGGCGTGTTATATATCACTCCAGTATTTATTGCCACTTTATTTGGGCCAAATGTAATAAAAGTCTTTCTTAAAGTTATTCCAAAGTGGGTTATGAATGGGCTTGGAAATGCTGGAGGAATGTTACCAGCATTAGGATTTGCTTTAACACTAGTAGTTATGGGTAAAAAACAATATATTCCATTCTTTGTTTTAGGCTTTTTCCTGCATGCTATTTTAGGATTTTCAATGTTAACTGGTGCAGCTATTGCTCTCAGTATGGCCATGATAGTTTCATTATTTAAACAAAATGAGGAAGGAGAATCGGCATGAGTGAGATATATGAAAAAAAGAATAATATTATTACCAGGATGGATTTAATGAAAGCTTGGTTGAAATGGATTACAGCAGTTGAAGTTCCTAATAGTTTTGATAGGATGCAAGCTTTAGCTTTTGGATTTTCATTGAATAAAATACTAAGAAAAGTTTATAAGGATGATCCAGAAGAATTAAAAGAAGCAATGAAGCGTCATACGTCAATGTTTAATACTAATTGTGATTGGGGAAGTCTTATTCATGGTATTGTAATTTCACTTGAGGAAGAAAGAGCAGCAGGTAATAAGAATGTTACACCTGAAATGATTGAATCTTTGAAGATTGGACTTATGGGTCCATTAGCTGGTATTGGTGATAGTGTTGACCAGGGAATTGTAGGTACTATACCACTTGCAATTTTTGTGCCATTAGCACTTAAAGGGTCAATTATTGCTGCCTTTATGCCAGGGCTTATTTATATGGCATGGTCATATGGATTCTCATGGTTTTTGTGGCAAAAAGGATATAAATTAGGTAAAAGTGCTGTACTGGAAATTTTACATTCTGGTAAGGTTAAGAAAGTTATTGATATTGCTAGTATTGTCGGATTATTTATGATTGGATGTTTATCATCAGCGTATGTTACATTCAAATTTACGTGGGTAATCAATGCGAGTACAGCGCAAAAAGTTGCAGTACAAAGTATTTTAGATGGTATGATGCCTAAATTATTACCTTTTACTTTAGTTATGGGTATGTATCTATATATAACTAAGATAGGCCCAAAATACTTACGTCTAATCATTTATACAATGGTTTTTGCATTAGTTTTAACGTTTATTGGAGTTATTTAAATTAATGTTCTAAGTTATAAACATGAGATATTACTATTATTTTGAAATGAAGGTGAAAAATGTGAAAGTTTTAATTACACCAAGAGGATTTGCAAATTATGGTTTAGATCAAGTTAAATATATGGAATCTAAGGGATTATCTGTTCATTATAACAATACTGGAAAACAATATACAAAAGAAGAATTTCACAAATTAGCTGCTGATGCAGATGCTATTATCGTAGGTGTTGATATAATAGATCGTGAGCTAATGGAGAAATGTCCTAAGTTAAAGGCTATTTGTAAATTTGGTGTAGGAACGGATAATATTGATTTAGATTATGCAAAAGAAAAGGGAATTTTTGTAGGTAGAACAGTTGGATCTAATTCCCAAGCGGTTGCAGAACATGTCATAGCTTTAATGCTTGCAGAATCAAAGAATTTATATTGCACTATTAAGGAAGTTAAGGAACACAAATGGAACAAGCCAACAGTAAAAGAAATTAGTGGTAAAATATTAGGCATTATTGGTTTTGGAATGATAGGTAAAAAACTTGCAAATTTTGCAAATGGAATGTCTATGAAAGTGTATGCCTATGATGCTTTTGGAATTCCTGATAAAATTGCAAAAGAATGCAATGTAGAGAAAAAATCTTTTGAAGAAATTATAAGCGAAAGTGATTATATTTCTTTACATGTGCCACTTTTAGACTCTACAAAACATATGATTTCCACTGAACAATTCAAAAAAATGAAAAAAGATGCTTGCTTGATTAATGCGGCAAGAGGAGAAATTGTTGATGAAAAGGCTTTATATGGAGCTTTAGCAAATAATGAAATTCGTTCAGCTTGTTTTGATGTTTATAGTTCAGAACCACCAAAATTTGATGATAATCTAACTACATTGGATAATTTTTTTCTAACACCTCATATAGCTGCAAGAACAGTAGAATCGGAAAAAAGAACTTGTAAGATGTCAAGCAAAATTATCGTTAAATCTTTGATGGGATAGGTGGTAATATTATGGATAACGAATTACAAAGCTTTTTAAGCAATCTTAAGGAAGAATTCAACAAAAGTATCAAAAGTGTTGGCGTAGAAAATATTAAAAAAGCTGCTGAGATCATATTACAAAGTGAAAAAGAAGGTGGACGTGTTCATGTAACTGGAATTGGTAAGCCAGGTCATGTTGCAGGATATATTGCTTCTTTGTTATCAAGCACAGGTACTAGTACTTACGAATTACATGGAACAGAAGCCGTTCATGGTTCAAGTGGCCAAGTAAAGAAAGGTGATGTTGTTATTGCCATATCTAATAGTGGTGAAACATTAGAATTAAAGGCAACTGTAGAAACTCTGATAGCAAATGGAGCACATATTATTAGTTGTACAGGTAATATAGCATCATGGTTAGCAAAACATTCTGAAGTATGTTTGCCGGCACATGTGAATAAGGAAGGTGATAATTTAAATAAACCACCACGTGCTTCAATTTTATCAGAAATTCTAATTCTTCAATGTTTAAGTATTGTACTACAAAATGAAAAGAAATTAGATTTAAAACAATATGTAAAATGGCATCCAGGCGGGAGTCTTGGTAAAAGTATAAAAGAAATGAACAGAAGGTAGGAAATTTTATGGCAAAGTTAAATATAGTAGTTGGAACACATGGAAGATTTGGTGAAGAACTTATAAAATCTGCAGAGATGATTGTCGGAAAGATGGAAAATGTTACATCAGTGTCCTTATTACAAGCAATGTCTTTTGAGGATTTTATGAATCAGGTGGATTCTGTCCTAAGTAATTTTCAAGGGCCAATTTTGGCATTAGTAGATTTATATGGAGGAACTCCATGTAATGTGCTTACAGCATTAACTAAGAAATACCATTATAATGTAATAACTGGTTTGAATTTACCTATGTTGATAAATCTATATCTTAATATTGCTGATAAGGAAACAATAGATATTGACGAGGTAATTAAAAACTGTATTAATGATTTGCAATCAAGTTGTGTACATACGAACAAGATGGTTAAATAGTCCATTAGTAATATTACACTAGTTAAATAAAATAATTGATAAGGAGAAAAAATATGTTCAAAGGTATTATTACACCAATTGTTACACCATTTAATCGTGATGAAGAACAGTCAATTAACTATGAGGCTACTGAACAATTAATAAACCATTTAATTAGGAAAGGTATTGATGGTATATTTATCCTAGGTAGTAATGGTGAATTCCATGTAATTGATGAAGATGAAAAGATAGCTTTTGCTAAAAGAGTAATTGAGATTGTTGATCATCGTGTTCCGGTTTTTGTAGGAACAGGTGCGTGTTCAACTAAAGAAACTACACGTTTATCTCAAAAAATGGAAGAAGTAGGTGCAGATGCATTATCTGTTATTACTCCATATTTTATTAAACCTATGGATGAAGAGCTTTATAAGCATTTTAAAGAAGTTGCAAGCAGTGTTAAAATTCCAATCGTATTGTACAATATTCCTAAATCAACTGGTTGTAATATTCCTAAACAAGTTGTAGTACGTTTAGCTGAGATTGATAATATTCAGGCTATTAAAGATAGTAGTGGTGATATTGAGAATTTGAAGGATTATATTGAATCAAGTAAAGGTAAGGATATGAGTGTATTGGTTGGTTCAGATTCTAAGATTTCTATTGGCTATAACTTAGGTGCAACAGGTGCGATTGCAGGCACAAGTAACGTTATCACAGATGTTTTAGTAAAATTAAATAAGGCTCTTAAAATAAATGACACTGAAACTGCTAAGTCTTTACAGGCAGATATTGATGTGTTAAGAAATGTCTTAAAACTAGGTACAGTTCCCTCAATTTTGAAACGATCAATAGAATTAGCTAATATTGCATCTGTAGGACCTGCTAGAAAACCAGTTAGAGAAACAACACGTGAAGTTGATGAAAAGATTAAAGAAATGCTTAGGCATTATCAATTGATTTAAAGTAATCAAGACGAATAGAAGTGAGCTATACTCGAATTGCTGAACACATATGAGTTATCTGTAATAATCATATTAAAGGAGATAAGAAATGTCAGGTAATGATAATAGATATAATATAGAATAAAAAAAGATGCAGTAAGGGCTTATACTGGAAGAAAGAAGATCTATCATAACTGTTAGGAGTAAATGATCAGACATTAAGAAACTGGCTAAAAAACAAAAATAGGATAGAGGATCCTTCGAGCTTAAGAATTGATGAACCTGAGGAATTAGTTGATGTACTAAAAAAGGCTGCTGCACTCTTTGCCGGGA
Proteins encoded in this region:
- a CDS encoding site-2 protease family protein codes for the protein MKDDVDLIKKPSIGKIVFNVFIVSLTISVLGLVFNFYYAFGYLLILIIHEAGHYVSARFLNLKVVFEGFTPFGAYIVTESIENCRENAIVAIGGPLFGGILGFIYYAIYYFTGDTTSLVLGSTAIILNLMNLIPVKPLDGGHIAEAISPIICYIGLPLIVYLLISIKGLKGKILLFFILGIGVYETYNFTKKYKNSSYFKLDKNSRIKFIVIYGIMLVLLAVSGIYLYTLFDFNELFQSILRYK
- a CDS encoding TetR/AcrR family transcriptional regulator, producing MKQLNNTKALLIKTVIELLQECDDISEITSRKITKRANVNLSTINYYFNSKDELVNISVNKLIGDTADIYFQNMTNSSSSPKDKLRNFLISISDMIVNYEKYTKQILPYILLKEKFIQALEILPLVKSCFKENKSEKKCRIISYQLISFMQLVFYRADEFKSFSKIDIMNKKERDELIDMELNLLIESEALEVNNGKSI
- a CDS encoding ketohydroxyglutarate aldolase gives rise to the protein MKKMNITKTMYKSGALAIVRAETFERACEIAEGCIEGGIPVMEMSFTLNNAGDIINGLVKKYGDSLCVGSGTVLDSETARYAILKGAEFIIAPNYCLEVAKVCNRYQVPYAPGCTSISAAVDALSAGAAFIKAFPISDFYGPKLVKVFKTPIPDMPILASGGINLNNLSKWLENDVDICGFGGLLTKGSSSMIAENAAKIRKIIDDYRNKK
- a CDS encoding PTS system mannose/fructose/N-acetylgalactosamine-transporter subunit IIB; this encodes MSIALTRVDFRLIHGQVITRWLKQCEINEIVTIDTTLSKDEFMQEVFKMAAPKGVKIRILSVEEAVKAQQNNDFENNKVLILFKNVQELDSAVKTGLKLKEVQIGGLGGGPGRKAVNNAITLDRKDADILLALEEMGINIYLQTTPDYPSETLQKAVAKL
- a CDS encoding PTS mannose/fructose/sorbose/N-acetylgalactosamine transporter subunit IIC; amino-acid sequence: MIIKAALVGLIYWLAMGRAQYYFSYAFRNPVVLGVFIGLVFGDVKTGLVYGATIQLMYMGTIAAGGNIPNDPGLAACIAIPAAIVNQLTPTAAVAIAVPVGILGVLINNVRRTINSFYNTKADSFVEKGEYDKLSTFSFLLPWLTNGVLYITPVFIATLFGPNVIKVFLKVIPKWVMNGLGNAGGMLPALGFALTLVVMGKKQYIPFFVLGFFLHAILGFSMLTGAAIALSMAMIVSLFKQNEEGESA
- a CDS encoding PTS system mannose/fructose/sorbose family transporter subunit IID, yielding MSEIYEKKNNIITRMDLMKAWLKWITAVEVPNSFDRMQALAFGFSLNKILRKVYKDDPEELKEAMKRHTSMFNTNCDWGSLIHGIVISLEEERAAGNKNVTPEMIESLKIGLMGPLAGIGDSVDQGIVGTIPLAIFVPLALKGSIIAAFMPGLIYMAWSYGFSWFLWQKGYKLGKSAVLEILHSGKVKKVIDIASIVGLFMIGCLSSAYVTFKFTWVINASTAQKVAVQSILDGMMPKLLPFTLVMGMYLYITKIGPKYLRLIIYTMVFALVLTFIGVI
- a CDS encoding phosphoglycerate dehydrogenase, whose protein sequence is MKVKNVKVLITPRGFANYGLDQVKYMESKGLSVHYNNTGKQYTKEEFHKLAADADAIIVGVDIIDRELMEKCPKLKAICKFGVGTDNIDLDYAKEKGIFVGRTVGSNSQAVAEHVIALMLAESKNLYCTIKEVKEHKWNKPTVKEISGKILGIIGFGMIGKKLANFANGMSMKVYAYDAFGIPDKIAKECNVEKKSFEEIISESDYISLHVPLLDSTKHMISTEQFKKMKKDACLINAARGEIVDEKALYGALANNEIRSACFDVYSSEPPKFDDNLTTLDNFFLTPHIAARTVESEKRTCKMSSKIIVKSLMG
- a CDS encoding SIS domain-containing protein, which translates into the protein MDNELQSFLSNLKEEFNKSIKSVGVENIKKAAEIILQSEKEGGRVHVTGIGKPGHVAGYIASLLSSTGTSTYELHGTEAVHGSSGQVKKGDVVIAISNSGETLELKATVETLIANGAHIISCTGNIASWLAKHSEVCLPAHVNKEGDNLNKPPRASILSEILILQCLSIVLQNEKKLDLKQYVKWHPGGSLGKSIKEMNRR
- a CDS encoding PTS sugar transporter subunit IIA: MAKLNIVVGTHGRFGEELIKSAEMIVGKMENVTSVSLLQAMSFEDFMNQVDSVLSNFQGPILALVDLYGGTPCNVLTALTKKYHYNVITGLNLPMLINLYLNIADKETIDIDEVIKNCINDLQSSCVHTNKMVK
- the dapA gene encoding 4-hydroxy-tetrahydrodipicolinate synthase: MFKGIITPIVTPFNRDEEQSINYEATEQLINHLIRKGIDGIFILGSNGEFHVIDEDEKIAFAKRVIEIVDHRVPVFVGTGACSTKETTRLSQKMEEVGADALSVITPYFIKPMDEELYKHFKEVASSVKIPIVLYNIPKSTGCNIPKQVVVRLAEIDNIQAIKDSSGDIENLKDYIESSKGKDMSVLVGSDSKISIGYNLGATGAIAGTSNVITDVLVKLNKALKINDTETAKSLQADIDVLRNVLKLGTVPSILKRSIELANIASVGPARKPVRETTREVDEKIKEMLRHYQLI